A DNA window from Vigna angularis cultivar LongXiaoDou No.4 chromosome 1, ASM1680809v1, whole genome shotgun sequence contains the following coding sequences:
- the LOC108322539 gene encoding FAM10 family protein At4g22670 has product MDASKLNQLKHFIEQCKSNPSLLADPSLSFFRDYLESLGAKLPESAYSKSRDVESDDDIEDVAEEQEKVEEVEEDEIIESDVELEGETCEPDDDPPQKMGDPSVEVTEESRDASQMAKVKAMEAISEGKLEEAAESLTEAILLNPTSAIMYATRATVYIKMKKPNAAIRDANAALEINPDSAKGYKSRGIARAMLGQWEEAAKDLHVASKLDYDEEINAVLKKVEPNAHKIEEHRRKYERLHKEREEKRKERERQHRRAEAQAAYEKAKKQEQSSSSRNPGGMPGGFPGGMPGGFPGAGGMPGGFPGAGGMPGGFPGAGGMPGGFPGAGGMPGGFPGAGGMPGGVPGNVDFSKILNDPDLMTAFSDPEVMAALQDVMKNPANLAKHQANPKVAPVIAKMMSKFGGPK; this is encoded by the exons ATGGATGCATCCAAACTCAATCAATTGAAGCATTTCATCGAACAGTGCAAGTCCAACCCTTCCCTCCTCGCCGAtccttcactttctttcttccGCGACTACCTCGAAAG TCTCGGCGCCAAGCTTCCCGAATCTGCATACTCTAAATCG AGGGACGTGGAGAGCGATGACGACATAGAGGATGTTGCGGAGGAACAAGAAAAGGTGGAAGAAGTAGAGGAAGATGAAATAATTGAATCCGATGTTGAGCTCGAGGGTGAAACATGCGAGCCTGATGATGATCCTCCGCAGaag ATGGGAGACCCCTCTGTTGAGGTCACTGAAGAGAGTCGCGACGCATCGCAGATGGCAAAAGTTAAAGCCATGGAAGCTATTTCCGAAG GTAAGTTGGAGGAGGCAGCTGAGAGCTTAACGGAAGCAATTTTACTCAATCCTACCTCTGCCATAATGTATGCAACCAGAG CTACTGTTTACATCAAAATGAAGAAACCCAATGCTGCAATCCGTGATGCAAATGCTGCTTTGGAG ATTAATCCCGATTCTGCCAAAGGATACAAGTCACGTGGCATTGCACGAGCAATGCTTGGTCAATGGGAAGAAGCTGCAAAGGATCTTCATGTGGCTTCAAAGTTGGACTACGATGAGGAAATAAACGCTGTACTTAAAAAG GTGGAGCCAAATGCTCACAAAATTGAGGAACACCGTCGTAAATATGAAAGGCTGCataaagaaagagaggagaaaagaAAGGAGCGTGAGAGGCAACATCGTCGTGCTGAAGCTCAG GCTGCATATGAGAAAGCTAAGAAGCAAGAGCAATCATCTTCCAGTAGAAATCCTGGAGGCATGCCTGGTGGGTTTCCTGGGGGCATGCCGGGAGGCTTCCCAGGTGCTGGGGGAATGCCAGGAGGCTTCCCAGGTGCTGGAGGCATGCCAGGAGGTTTCCCAGGTGCAGGGGGCATGCCTGGAGGATTCCCAGGTGCAGGAGGCATGCCTGGAGGCTTCCCAGGTGCAGGCGGCATGCCTGGAGGGGTGCCAGGAAATGTTGATTTTAGCAAGATCTTGAAT GATCCTGATCTGATGACGGCATTTAGTGATCCAGAGGTTATGGCTGCTCTTCAAGACG TTATGAAGAACCCTGCTAATTTGGCCAAGCATCAAGCAAATCCTAAGGTGGCTCCTGTAATCGCGAAAATGATGAGCAAATTTGGAGGTCCCAAGTGA